Proteins encoded together in one Amblyomma americanum isolate KBUSLIRL-KWMA chromosome 1, ASM5285725v1, whole genome shotgun sequence window:
- the LOC144124193 gene encoding uncharacterized protein LOC144124193, with product MPFGLCNAAQTFQRTINEFTRGLDFVFAYIDDLVASSSGSEHEVILRTLFHRLDEYGLVMNLNKFLFGCASFLKPLTVLLATKNDFAAPPEWTEDTAATFAAAKKTLADATLLIYPVPGAPLCLVTDASSNAVSTVLEQHVSSWQPLGFFSQKLKPPENKYSTFG from the exons atgccttttggcttatgcAACGCGGCACAGACTTTTCAGCGAACTATCAACGAGTTTACGCGAGGTCTCGACTTCGTGTTtgcttacatcgatgatctcgTCGCAAGTTCATCTGGTTCTGAGCATGAAGTTATTCTGCGCACCCTCTTCCACCGGCTtgatgaatatgggctcgtcatGAACCTCAACAAGTTCctctttggc TGTgcctctttcctgaagcctctgaccGTTCTTTTGGCTACCAAAAATGATTTTGCTGCACCTCCTGAGTGGACTGAAGACACTGCAGCtacatttgctgctgccaagaagacgCTCGCCGACGCCACTTTGCTCATATATCCAGTTCCTGGTGCTCCACTGTGCCTCGTCACCGACGCTTCAAGCAATGCCGTCAGCACAGTTCTCGAGCAGCACGTCTCTAGTTGGCAGCCTCTTGGTTTTttctcacaaaagctgaagccacctgagaATAAATACAGCACCTTCGGCTGA